The following are encoded together in the Pseudobacteroides sp. genome:
- a CDS encoding D-alanine--D-alanine ligase family protein translates to MDKKTRVAVIFGGQSTEHEVSRVSAESVIRNINRDKFEVVMIGITKEGKWLRFNGPVEKLGSGEWEQIALEESLAARQKCILDQSLAGSGSQNVLAEAASARSIFNAAGVGEDNGQGIDVVFPVLHGSNGEDGTIQGLFELAGIPYVGPGVLASAVGMDKAYTKIVFEKEGIPQGKYLVFNRKALKANVDDVVSKVEGTLTYPCFVKPSNSGSSVGVGKARNRQELIDTMVEAAKYDRKLLVEEFIDGREVECAVLGNDEPIASTVGEVVPCNEFYDYKAKYIDNNSRITIPADLPESTIKEIRDYAVRAFKSLDCAGLSRVDFFVHKGSGNVYINEINTLPGFTSISMYPKLWEASGIPYDELIERLIDLAVERFNDKTL, encoded by the coding sequence ATGGATAAAAAAACAAGGGTTGCAGTTATTTTTGGAGGACAGTCTACAGAACATGAAGTATCTCGTGTATCGGCAGAGTCTGTAATTAGGAATATAAACAGAGACAAGTTTGAAGTAGTCATGATTGGAATCACAAAAGAAGGTAAATGGCTAAGGTTTAATGGACCTGTTGAAAAACTTGGCAGCGGTGAATGGGAGCAAATTGCATTAGAAGAAAGCTTAGCTGCAAGGCAGAAATGTATATTAGACCAGAGTTTAGCTGGCAGTGGTTCACAAAATGTATTGGCAGAAGCTGCTTCGGCAAGAAGCATTTTTAATGCAGCAGGCGTAGGTGAGGATAACGGTCAAGGGATTGATGTTGTATTCCCTGTCCTGCATGGCTCAAATGGAGAAGACGGTACAATCCAGGGATTATTTGAACTTGCAGGCATTCCATATGTTGGTCCCGGTGTTCTGGCTTCGGCTGTAGGAATGGATAAGGCATATACCAAGATAGTGTTTGAAAAAGAGGGGATTCCTCAGGGAAAATATCTTGTTTTCAATAGAAAAGCACTAAAAGCAAATGTGGATGATGTTGTTTCAAAGGTTGAAGGTACATTGACATATCCCTGTTTTGTAAAACCATCCAACTCAGGATCCTCCGTAGGAGTGGGCAAGGCACGCAACAGGCAGGAGCTTATAGACACTATGGTTGAGGCAGCAAAATATGACAGAAAGCTTTTGGTTGAGGAATTCATTGACGGCAGGGAAGTTGAGTGTGCTGTTCTAGGAAATGATGAGCCAATTGCATCAACTGTAGGAGAAGTAGTTCCATGCAATGAGTTTTATGACTATAAGGCAAAATATATAGACAACAATTCAAGAATAACAATTCCGGCGGATTTACCGGAATCTACTATTAAAGAGATAAGGGACTATGCCGTACGTGCTTTTAAATCGTTGGATTGTGCGGGATTATCAAGGGTTGATTTCTTTGTTCACAAGGGATCAGGCAATGTATATATAAATGAAATTAACACCCTGCCTGGATTTACAAGTATAAGCATGTATCCCAAGCTTTGGGAAGCATCCGGGATTCCATATGATGAACTTATCGAAAGGCTGATAGATCTTGCAGTAGAAAGATTTAATGACAAAACATTATAG
- a CDS encoding transposase — MSLKKTKKADSRVSNNERRRKEEIIQMQTLFAEGYSKKEIARILKTWPKRVRKYLQGDPENLSKHGNKNIKRHSILDEYTDKIQKMLSDKMPYKDILEALKSEGYTGGQTILYYYCGSLKKDINVNTDNKSKVIKRFVKKQDLIKHIWSSKGMDEKDRIIIYDKYPDTLIIEECVKDFRDVFIQKTTSSLHNFIEKYIKCSISNLKSFANGLIKDISAVEQAVISPYSNGVTEGNNHRLKLIKRLMYGRAKLPLLRAKVIPRPFFYTR; from the coding sequence ATGAGTCTAAAAAAAACTAAAAAAGCTGATTCTAGGGTCAGCAATAATGAGAGAAGAAGGAAAGAGGAAATTATTCAGATGCAAACCTTATTTGCAGAAGGGTATTCAAAAAAGGAGATAGCTAGAATCTTAAAGACATGGCCTAAGAGAGTGAGAAAATACTTACAGGGTGATCCAGAAAACCTCAGCAAACATGGAAATAAGAATATCAAAAGGCACTCTATTCTTGATGAATATACTGATAAAATTCAAAAAATGCTTTCAGATAAAATGCCATACAAGGATATTTTAGAAGCTTTAAAAAGTGAAGGTTATACAGGTGGTCAAACAATACTTTATTATTACTGCGGTAGCCTTAAGAAAGATATTAATGTTAACACGGATAATAAGTCTAAGGTAATCAAGAGGTTTGTTAAGAAGCAAGATCTAATCAAACATATCTGGTCTAGTAAAGGAATGGATGAAAAAGATAGAATAATTATATATGATAAGTATCCAGATACCTTAATTATTGAAGAATGTGTCAAAGATTTTCGTGATGTGTTTATACAGAAAACTACTTCTTCACTCCATAACTTTATTGAAAAATATATAAAGTGCAGTATAAGCAACTTAAAATCCTTTGCTAATGGCTTGATTAAAGATATTTCTGCTGTAGAGCAAGCTGTAATTAGCCCTTATAGCAATGGAGTTACAGAAGGAAATAATCATAGACTTAAGTTGATAAAGCGGCTCATGTATGGGAGAGCAAAATTACCACTTTTGAGAGCAAAGGTTATACCAAGACCATTTTTTTATACCCGATGA